One window of the Crassaminicella thermophila genome contains the following:
- the disA gene encoding DNA integrity scanning diadenylate cyclase DisA has product MVKEDRIKEEGIIESIKILAPGTPLREGLENILRAKTGALIVIGDNEEVMDLVDGGFYINVDLSTAYLYELAKMDGAIILSSDAKKILYANTQLIPDPSIPSSETGIRHRTAERVARQTGLIVISISQRRNIITIYKGYSKYIVQDTNKILNKANQAIQTLEKYRKVLDQAMINLSALEFEDLVTIQDVAVVLQRTEMVMRIVSEIEKYISELGNEGRLVSMQLEELLANVREDGQYVIEDYMIQDENIDYNTISRQIKNLSSEELLDLSNIGKILGYNSGLNGLLDMPISPRGYRILSKIPRLPLTVIQNVVNHFKDFQKILKASIENLDDVEGIGEVRARAIKEGLRRVQEQVLLDRHIR; this is encoded by the coding sequence TTGGTAAAAGAAGATAGAATAAAAGAAGAAGGTATAATTGAATCTATTAAGATATTAGCTCCTGGAACACCATTAAGAGAGGGATTAGAGAATATATTAAGGGCAAAAACAGGTGCGTTGATTGTGATAGGAGATAATGAAGAAGTAATGGATTTAGTTGATGGAGGTTTTTATATAAATGTTGATTTATCAACTGCTTACCTATACGAATTGGCAAAAATGGATGGTGCAATCATACTAAGTTCTGATGCTAAAAAGATATTATATGCCAACACGCAATTAATTCCTGATCCTTCTATTCCCTCTTCGGAAACAGGAATAAGACATAGAACTGCTGAGAGGGTTGCAAGACAAACAGGACTCATTGTTATATCAATTTCTCAAAGAAGAAATATAATAACAATTTACAAAGGGTATTCTAAATATATTGTCCAAGATACAAACAAAATTTTAAATAAAGCAAATCAGGCTATCCAGACTTTGGAAAAATATAGAAAAGTATTAGATCAAGCAATGATCAATTTAAGTGCCTTAGAATTTGAAGATTTGGTTACAATTCAAGATGTAGCTGTAGTGTTGCAGAGAACAGAGATGGTTATGCGTATAGTTTCAGAAATAGAAAAATATATAAGTGAATTAGGAAATGAAGGACGTCTTGTAAGCATGCAGCTAGAAGAATTACTAGCTAACGTAAGAGAAGATGGTCAGTATGTTATTGAAGACTATATGATACAAGATGAAAATATAGACTATAATACAATTAGTAGACAGATAAAAAATTTATCTTCTGAGGAATTGTTAGATCTATCTAATATTGGGAAAATACTAGGTTATAATAGTGGGTTAAATGGTTTGTTAGATATGCCTATTTCACCAAGAGGATACAGAATTTTAAGTAAAATTCCAAGACTCCCTTTGACGGTTATTCAAAATGTAGTAAATCATTTTAAAGATTTTCAAAAGATATTAAAAGCATCAATAGAAAACTTAGACGATGTAGAAGGAATTGGAGAGGTTAGAGCACGAGCTATAAAAGAAGGGTTAAGAAGGGTACAAGAACAAGTATTGTTAGATAGACACATTCGTTAA
- a CDS encoding nucleoside triphosphate pyrophosphohydrolase family protein translates to MGDSVLNKFQKSVSDVLIRHKSILDIISKYQESCAKVNRSIIKSTTNCGCIHINAKKQDIPDNISYEELKRFMSNHISGELCDICKDKIEEEMGNHLFYLVAICNSLNLDIYEILNKQQKNIDTLGKYSLY, encoded by the coding sequence ATGGGCGACTCAGTTCTTAATAAATTTCAAAAGAGTGTTTCTGATGTACTTATTCGTCATAAAAGCATTCTAGATATTATATCAAAATATCAAGAAAGCTGCGCTAAAGTAAATAGATCTATTATAAAATCTACTACAAATTGTGGATGCATACATATAAATGCAAAAAAGCAAGATATACCCGATAATATTTCTTACGAAGAACTAAAACGTTTTATGAGCAATCATATTTCAGGAGAACTTTGTGATATTTGCAAAGATAAAATTGAAGAAGAGATGGGGAATCATTTATTTTATCTAGTAGCCATTTGCAATTCACTAAATCTTGATATATATGAAATTTTAAATAAACAACAAAAAAATATCGACACCTTAGGGAAATATAGTCTATATTAA
- a CDS encoding CarD family transcriptional regulator, with protein sequence MFNIGDKVVYPMHGAGIIESIEEKEILGTKRKYYIMRMPLGDMKVMIPLDNVNDVGLRQIISMTEVDQVVAVLNDDISKMPKNWNRRYRANMDKIKSGDIYEVAMVVRNLTLRDREKGLSTGERKMLANAKQILISEIVLAKGMKEKDVEDLIDTAIQ encoded by the coding sequence ATGTTTAATATTGGTGATAAGGTTGTTTATCCTATGCATGGTGCGGGAATTATTGAATCGATAGAAGAAAAAGAGATACTAGGAACGAAGCGGAAATATTACATTATGAGGATGCCCCTAGGAGATATGAAAGTAATGATACCTCTTGATAATGTAAATGATGTTGGATTAAGACAAATTATATCAATGACAGAAGTGGATCAAGTAGTAGCCGTTTTAAATGATGATATTTCTAAGATGCCTAAAAATTGGAATAGGCGATATAGAGCAAATATGGATAAGATAAAAAGCGGAGACATATATGAGGTTGCCATGGTAGTTAGGAATTTGACCCTTAGAGATAGAGAGAAAGGCCTATCAACAGGGGAAAGAAAAATGCTTGCTAATGCAAAACAGATTTTAATTAGTGAAATTGTATTAGCTAAAGGAATGAAAGAAAAAGATGTTGAAGACTTAATTGATACGGCTATTCAATAA
- a CDS encoding PIN/TRAM domain-containing protein — MFNKIVRGALTLAGASVGYAMAMLLTKLAIVQSFIQIPEITPIMGIVINVIGAIAGGIIFFIITPWLMEKGLSSANWIEGELQKIPTTDMIIGSVGLIIGLFIAYLISQLLMGISIPFVGTILSILLYIFLGYLGVSLATKKRDDLGNLSNLLKKTTLLKEKEDTKTKNDSIPKILDTSVIIDGRIADITKTGFVEGPIVIPEFVLEELRHIADSSDSLKRARGRRGLDILNRIQKELQVEVQITDKDFEEVAEVDIKLLRLAQFMGGKVVTNDYNLNKVAELQGVPVLNINELANAVKPVVLPGEEMIVQVIKEGKESGQGVAYLDDGTMIVVEGGRKHIGETMDVLVTSVLQTAAGRMIFAKPKVVDKTA, encoded by the coding sequence ATGTTTAATAAAATTGTTAGAGGGGCTTTAACGTTAGCTGGTGCTTCTGTAGGATATGCAATGGCTATGCTCTTAACAAAATTAGCTATAGTGCAAAGTTTTATACAAATACCTGAAATAACACCTATAATGGGAATTGTTATTAACGTTATTGGTGCAATTGCTGGTGGAATTATATTTTTTATTATTACTCCGTGGTTGATGGAAAAAGGTTTAAGTTCAGCAAATTGGATAGAGGGAGAACTGCAAAAAATTCCTACAACAGATATGATTATTGGTTCGGTAGGATTGATTATAGGACTTTTTATTGCATATTTAATTAGTCAATTGTTAATGGGAATATCTATTCCTTTTGTTGGAACTATTTTATCAATTTTACTGTATATATTTTTAGGATACTTAGGTGTAAGTCTTGCTACGAAGAAAAGAGATGATTTAGGGAATTTATCAAACTTACTAAAAAAAACTACATTACTTAAGGAAAAAGAAGACACAAAGACTAAAAACGATAGCATACCTAAAATATTAGATACAAGTGTTATTATTGACGGTAGGATTGCAGATATTACAAAAACTGGATTTGTGGAAGGGCCTATTGTAATTCCTGAATTTGTTCTTGAAGAACTAAGACATATTGCAGATTCTTCAGATAGTTTAAAAAGAGCAAGAGGTAGGAGAGGACTAGATATTTTAAATCGTATACAGAAGGAACTTCAAGTAGAAGTACAAATTACTGATAAAGATTTTGAAGAGGTTGCAGAAGTTGATATTAAACTTTTAAGGCTTGCTCAGTTTATGGGAGGAAAAGTTGTAACGAATGATTATAATTTGAATAAAGTAGCTGAACTGCAAGGAGTACCAGTATTAAACATTAATGAATTGGCTAATGCAGTAAAACCAGTAGTGCTACCAGGTGAAGAAATGATTGTGCAAGTAATTAAAGAAGGAAAAGAATCAGGTCAAGGAGTAGCATACTTAGATGATGGAACTATGATTGTTGTAGAAGGTGGAAGAAAACATATCGGAGAAACAATGGATGTATTGGTTACAAGTGTATTGCAAACGGCGGCAGGCAGAATGATATTTGCAAAACCAAAAGTAGTTGATAAAACAGCATAA
- the ispD gene encoding 2-C-methyl-D-erythritol 4-phosphate cytidylyltransferase — translation MNNLYKDKFVSVIIAAAGQGKRMNSKVNKQYLKLCNKPVLAHTIDIFEKCSWVDEIIVVTHSNEIEYCKENVIKVYGFKKVIRVIAGGSTRQESVFNGLKSVDKRCSIVMIHDGARPFIREEYILNSIDEAVKYKAVGIGVYVKDTIKVVDEDGYIVNTPDRKFLWAIQTPQTFDYDLLMKAYEKAIKEGFLGTDDTSLVERINQKVKMIMGSYDNIKITTPEDLYIGEAILKSREN, via the coding sequence GTGAATAACTTGTATAAGGATAAATTTGTTTCTGTTATTATTGCAGCAGCAGGACAAGGAAAAAGAATGAATAGTAAAGTGAATAAACAGTATTTGAAGCTTTGTAATAAGCCTGTATTAGCTCATACTATTGATATTTTTGAAAAATGCTCATGGGTAGATGAGATTATTGTTGTAACACATTCAAATGAAATAGAATATTGCAAAGAGAATGTCATAAAGGTTTATGGATTTAAAAAAGTTATAAGAGTCATAGCTGGAGGAAGTACAAGGCAGGAATCTGTATTTAATGGATTAAAGTCAGTAGATAAAAGGTGTAGTATTGTAATGATTCATGACGGTGCAAGACCATTCATAAGAGAGGAATATATTTTAAACAGTATAGATGAAGCTGTTAAATATAAAGCTGTAGGTATTGGAGTTTATGTAAAAGATACAATAAAGGTAGTAGATGAAGATGGATATATTGTTAATACGCCTGATAGAAAATTTCTTTGGGCTATACAAACTCCTCAAACTTTTGATTATGATCTTTTAATGAAAGCTTATGAAAAAGCAATAAAAGAAGGATTCTTAGGAACAGATGATACAAGTTTAGTAGAAAGAATAAATCAAAAGGTTAAGATGATTATGGGAAGTTATGATAATATCAAAATCACTACGCCGGAAGATTTATATATAGGAGAAGCAATTTTAAAAAGTAGAGAAAATTAA
- the ispF gene encoding 2-C-methyl-D-erythritol 2,4-cyclodiphosphate synthase: MRVGMGYDVHKLVKGRKLILGGVEISYEKGLLGHSDADVLLHAIKDSLLGAAALGDIGKHFPDTDERFKGVSSIKLLLEVKNMLINRGYKVNNVDATIIAQKPKMAPYIEEMRKNIANALGVEVDRINVKATTTEGLGFTGTGEGIAAQAIASIERFSVDK, translated from the coding sequence ATGAGAGTTGGTATGGGCTATGATGTACATAAATTGGTAAAAGGAAGGAAATTAATCCTTGGTGGAGTAGAAATTTCTTATGAAAAAGGATTATTAGGACATTCTGATGCAGACGTTTTGCTTCATGCTATAAAAGATTCGCTGCTTGGGGCAGCAGCACTTGGAGATATTGGTAAGCATTTTCCAGATACGGATGAAAGGTTTAAGGGTGTTTCAAGTATAAAATTATTATTAGAAGTAAAAAATATGCTTATTAATAGAGGTTATAAGGTTAATAATGTAGATGCAACTATTATTGCTCAAAAGCCAAAGATGGCGCCTTATATTGAAGAAATGAGAAAAAATATAGCAAACGCATTAGGAGTAGAAGTGGATAGAATAAATGTAAAGGCTACAACTACGGAAGGGTTAGGATTTACTGGTACAGGTGAAGGAATTGCTGCTCAAGCAATAGCAAGTATTGAGAGATTTTCTGTTGACAAATAA